The Oceanibaculum nanhaiense genome includes the window TAGGCCTCCTGCGGCAGGGTCTCGGTTTCCGCCACGCCGAACAGCCGCTTGCGGATCACGTCACTGCGCAGCACGACAGCGCCGGGGGCCCCGCCAAGGGCAGGCGCCAGACCGCGCGCCAGCGTCGATTTGCCGGTGCCGGACAACCCGCCGACCGCCACCAGCCGCGCCGGAGCGGGATCGAGATAGGACAGCGCCAGATCGAGGTAGGCCCGCGCCTCGGCCGCCGCCCTCTCCCGCTTCTCGCCCTCCAGACTATCAACCAGCCGCGCCGTCACATGGGCACGGATTACCGCCCGGCAGGCCAGCATCAGCGGCAGCGCCGCCAGCCCGTCATAGCCGGTCTGCGCCAGATAGCGGTTCAGCACCCGGTTGGCAGGGCCGTGCAGACCGCGATAGCCAAGGTCCATCAGCAGGAAGCTGAGGTCATACAGCGTGTCGATAAGGGCGAAATCGTCGTTGAACTCGATACAGTCGAACAGGGTCGGCCGGTCATCGATCAGGCAGATGTTGCGCAGATGCAGATCGCCATGGCAGCGCCGCACATGGCCTGCCGAACGCCGTGCATCCAGCACGCCGGCCACCTGCTTCAGCGCGGCGCGGCAGTCCTCATTGACCCGTTCGACCCGGCCCGCCTCGAACACCGTGCCGATGGCGCGCTCCAGCTCCACCGCATTGCCCTCGACATACCCCCGGAACGCCGGTGCACCGCCGCGATCCGGCGCCGGTTCCGCCGCTTCGTGCAGATCGGCCACGGCATCGGCCAGCCCGTCCATCAGCGGTTCGGTCAGCGCGCCGCGTTCCGCCATCGCGTCGAACAGCGCCGACTGGTCGAAGCGCCGCATGACGACCAGCCAATCCAGCGCCTCCCCCTCTTCCTGCCCCAGAATCAGCGTCTCATCGGGCAGACGCCGCACCGCCCGCACTTCCAGATAGAGTTCCGGTGCGGTGCGGCGATTCAGGCGCAGTTCCTCCTCGCAGAAAGACCGGCGCTTTTCGACGGTGGAGAAATCCATATAGGGAAAATGCACCGCCTTCTTCAGCTTGTAGGCCCGCTCGCCGGCCAGGAAGACATGGGCGGTGTGGGTCTCCAGCCGCTCCACTGGTCCGGCGACGCCATAGGCCTCCGGTCGTGACAGGAAATCGACGACGGCCTGCTGGGACTCGCCAGTCATGCCGCCCCCGCCGGCGGGTTGGGTTCGCGCGGTGCATCCGGAATGCCGTGCGGATCCTGATGCACAATGACGTCGGCACCCGGAAAGGCCGCCTCGATCTCCGCCTCCACCGCATCGGCGATCTCGTGCGCCTCGGCCAGGCGGGTATCGCCATCCAGTTCCAGATGCATCTGGATGAACCGGATTGGCCCGGCGGCGCGGGTGCGCAGATCGTGGACGCCCAGCACGCCGGAGTGGGCACGCGCCAGCGCCAGGATCGTCTGCCGTTCCTCGTCGGGCAGTTCTCGGTCCATCAGCATGTCCAGCGCCTCGCCGCCGATCCCCTTGGCGTTCCACAGCAGATAGGCGGCGATGCCCAGCGCGAAGACCGGATCGGCCAGCGGAAAATCGAACCAGCCGGTCAGCACCAGCGAGGCGATGATCGACAGGTTGATCAGCAGGTCGCCCTTGTAGTGCAGGCTGTCGGCGGAGACGACCAGCGAGCCGGTGCGGCGGATCACATGAGCCTGGAAGGCAACCAGCGCCAGCGTCACCAGGATCGAGAACACCATGACGGCGATGCCGATTTCCTGCTGCCCGACCGGCTGCGGCGACCACAGCCGGCGCACCGCCTCGACGCTGAGAAACAGCGCTGACCCGACGATGAAGGCCGCCTGCCCCAGCGCCGCGATGGGTTCTGCCTTGCCATGGCCGAAACGGTGCTCCTTGTCCGCCGGGGTCAGCGCCTGACGGATCGCCACCAGGGCGACGATTGAGGCGAAGGCGTCGAGCACCGAATCGATCAGGCTGGACAGCAGCGCCACCGAGCCGGTAAGCAGCCACGCCCCCAGCTTTGCCGCGATCAGCACCAGTGCCACCGACACCGCGACATAGCTCGCCAGCCGCATCAGGCGGCCATTGGCGTTATTCGATGCGGGGGCGTCGGTCATACGATGCGGACCTTGTCCTTAAGGATACAGCTTCTCGGTCGCCCAGCCATTGCCCGCCGGCTTGAAGATCAGCCGGTCATGCAGCCGGAACGGCCGGTCCTCCCAGAACTCGAAATAATCCGGACGGATGCGGAAGCCTGACCAGTAGGGCGGGCGCGGAATGGTGCCGACCGGGTATTTGGCGGCATATTTCGCCACCGCCTTCTCCAGCGCGAAGCGGCTTTCAAGCGGCCGCGACTGCTGCGAGGCCCAGGCGCCGATCTGGCTCTGCCGGGGCCGGCTGTGGAAGTAATCGTCGGCCTCGGCGTCGCTCACCTTCTCCACCGGCCCCTCGATGCGCACCTGCCGGCGCAGCGATTTCCAGTGAAACAGCAGCGCCGTCTGCGGGTTGCCGAGGATTTCCGTGCCCTTGCGGCTTTCGTAATTGGTGTAGAAGACGAAACCGCCCGCATCGAAATCCTTCAGCAGAACCATGCGGATCGACGGCCGCCCGCTGGCATCGACGCTGGCCACGGCCATCGCGTTGGGGTCGTTGATTTCCTTCTCCTTCGCCTCCCCGAACCATTTGGCGAAGAGATCGAAGGGATCGTCGTGCTGCGTGTCGCTCATTAAAGTCGGGCCTCGGCGTCGTGCGGGTTGGCGGTTAAGGTAGTCAGAGCCTGCCGCCGGGTCCAGCGGTGACTGGCAAAAACAGCCATGCAGGCAGAACAGCGCGGCCTGCCGCGACGGCCCCGCCCGGCGCGGAGCCGATCTGCAAAAAATCCTGTTGGATTGGGGCTTTGTCTCACTATCTTGTGGGTCTGTGTGCTGCCCTACGCTAATATCGTGTGACATCCGGTGGGCAGCAAACGCCGGAAACCTGCATTAAGGTCACCATCGGGATGATGAAGAAAACCGCTATCGCCCTTTCCGCCCTGCTGCTGCTCGCGGCCTGCGAGAACGGCAATCACGAGAACAAGCAGACCGCCGGCACCATCCTGGGCGGTATCGCCGGTGCTGTCGCCGGGTCGCAGATCGGCGGCGGCAAGGGCAGGCTGGCAGCCGTGGCCGCCGGCGCGCTGCTGGGCGGCTTCCTCGGCAACCAGATCGGCAGCGATCTCGACGAGGTGGACCGTCAGCGCGCGACTTCGGCGATGAACCGCGCGCAGGCCGCCCCGGTCGGCCAGACCATCACCTGGAACAACCCGAACAGCGGCAATTCCGGCAGCGTGACGCCGGTCCGCGAGGGCACCACCGCCAGCGGTGAGTATTGCCGCGAATTCCAGCAGACCGTCATCATTGGCGGCAAGAGCGAGAATGCCTACGGCACCGCCTGCCGCCAGCCGGACGGCAGCTGGAAGATCGTCGAATAACCGGCGAGGACAGGAACAAAGATGCGCGATCCCTATGACGTGTTGGGCGTGGCGCCGAACGCGTCTCAGGCTGACATCAAGGCGGCGTTCCGCAAGCTTGCGAAGAAATACCACCCGGACGTGAATGCCGGCGACCCGGATGTGGAGCGCAAGTTCAAGGAGGCGAACACCGCCTATAACCTGCTCTCCGATCCCGACAAGCGCGCCAAGTTCGACCGCGGCGATCTGGATGCGGAGGGCAATGAGCGGCGCTTCTCCGGCGGCGGCTATCGCGGCACGCGCGCCGGCACCCGCACGAGTTCCGGCCGCCCGCGCGGCCCCTTCGGCTTTGGCGGATCGAGCGGTACCGCCGAGGATTTCTTCTCGGAATTCTTCCGTGCCGCCGGCATGAAGCCGGAGGATGTGAAGGCCCAGGCCCGTGCTGGGCAAGCAGGGGCTGGCCAAACGGGTGCTGGCCAGACACGGGCGGATGCCGGTCAGGGAGCCGGCGCAAAGA containing:
- a CDS encoding cation diffusion facilitator family transporter, which produces MTDAPASNNANGRLMRLASYVAVSVALVLIAAKLGAWLLTGSVALLSSLIDSVLDAFASIVALVAIRQALTPADKEHRFGHGKAEPIAALGQAAFIVGSALFLSVEAVRRLWSPQPVGQQEIGIAVMVFSILVTLALVAFQAHVIRRTGSLVVSADSLHYKGDLLINLSIIASLVLTGWFDFPLADPVFALGIAAYLLWNAKGIGGEALDMLMDRELPDEERQTILALARAHSGVLGVHDLRTRAAGPIRFIQMHLELDGDTRLAEAHEIADAVEAEIEAAFPGADVIVHQDPHGIPDAPREPNPPAGAA
- the pdxH gene encoding pyridoxamine 5'-phosphate oxidase, translated to MSDTQHDDPFDLFAKWFGEAKEKEINDPNAMAVASVDASGRPSIRMVLLKDFDAGGFVFYTNYESRKGTEILGNPQTALLFHWKSLRRQVRIEGPVEKVSDAEADDYFHSRPRQSQIGAWASQQSRPLESRFALEKAVAKYAAKYPVGTIPRPPYWSGFRIRPDYFEFWEDRPFRLHDRLIFKPAGNGWATEKLYP
- a CDS encoding bifunctional aminoglycoside phosphotransferase/ATP-binding protein gives rise to the protein MTGESQQAVVDFLSRPEAYGVAGPVERLETHTAHVFLAGERAYKLKKAVHFPYMDFSTVEKRRSFCEEELRLNRRTAPELYLEVRAVRRLPDETLILGQEEGEALDWLVVMRRFDQSALFDAMAERGALTEPLMDGLADAVADLHEAAEPAPDRGGAPAFRGYVEGNAVELERAIGTVFEAGRVERVNEDCRAALKQVAGVLDARRSAGHVRRCHGDLHLRNICLIDDRPTLFDCIEFNDDFALIDTLYDLSFLLMDLGYRGLHGPANRVLNRYLAQTGYDGLAALPLMLACRAVIRAHVTARLVDSLEGEKRERAAAEARAYLDLALSYLDPAPARLVAVGGLSGTGKSTLARGLAPALGGAPGAVVLRSDVIRKRLFGVAETETLPQEAYKPEVSRRVFAEIERLAAEVLAQGHAVIADAVYGEDWQRSGIAAVAGKAGVAFDGLWLEAPQRVLEERVDNRRGDASDATSAVVRAQAARIRPPAGWARVDAGGGRDAALVAARAALGMP
- a CDS encoding RT0821/Lpp0805 family surface protein: MMKKTAIALSALLLLAACENGNHENKQTAGTILGGIAGAVAGSQIGGGKGRLAAVAAGALLGGFLGNQIGSDLDEVDRQRATSAMNRAQAAPVGQTITWNNPNSGNSGSVTPVREGTTASGEYCREFQQTVIIGGKSENAYGTACRQPDGSWKIVE